The Victivallis lenta genome includes the window TTGGCCGCGTTCCGGCCCGGACCCCACCGGCGGAATCCCGCTGCGGAAGGAGCATATTCACCCCGCTTTTCAGGCGACGACCGGTAAAAAGCTGCTGCCCGACCCGCGCTTCTGCTGGAACCGGCAGGCCGACTGGATCGACACGAGTGCCCAGATGGCTTTCAACGCCAGGAATCTCGCCCGGATCGCGGAACGGATCGGCTGTCCGGGCCGGGAGATCGACGCATACCGGCAGGAGCATGCCGCAATCGCGGCGGCGATCAACCGGATCGCCTGGAGCGAGGCGGACGGCTTCTATTTTGACACGCTCGCCGACGGTACGCCGATTCGCCGCTTCTTTGCGACCAGCTACTGGACATTGCCGGCCGGCGTCGTGCCGGAGGAACGGCTCGACCGCTATCTGGCGCACCTGAACGATCCTGCGAAATTCTGTCGCCCGGTTCCGGTTCCGACCCTTGCGGCGGACGACCCCGATTACGATCCGGAGAACGGCTATTCAGCCGGTCCGGTCTGGATCTTCATGGATTATATGATTTTGCGGGGGCTGCGGAGCTGCGGCCGGGAAGCGCTGGCTCGGTCGATCGCGTCAAAACTGTTCGAAGGAACGCTTCGGCTGTTCCGTTCCACCGGAACGATCTGGGAGAACTATTCGCCGGAAGACTCCGGCCGGCCGGCGAAGGGCGAGCCCGACTTCTGCGGCTGGTCGGCGCTCGCGCCGATTGCCGTCCGCCGGGAGTTTCTCGATTGCTGAACGGCCTGCTGCTTTTTCCCGTTTCCCGTTTTCCGGACGGAGGATGCATCGTGAGATCAACGTGCGTAAAAAAATCTG containing:
- a CDS encoding MGH1-like glycoside hydrolase domain-containing protein, producing MTAADEFYEAALRIADRKLDREGPFGPVLRPRLGTGGNFSDLFLWDTVFCIFWAKYHPERYPLENSLDNFYRLADVDGFISRQYLPTGESKWSKEHPISFAPPILAWAELELAEAGLFPGRLERVYPALVRHHAFCRAHFRQPDGMFFSDPFGCGLDNLPRWPRSGPDPTGGIPLRKEHIHPAFQATTGKKLLPDPRFCWNRQADWIDTSAQMAFNARNLARIAERIGCPGREIDAYRQEHAAIAAAINRIAWSEADGFYFDTLADGTPIRRFFATSYWTLPAGVVPEERLDRYLAHLNDPAKFCRPVPVPTLAADDPDYDPENGYSAGPVWIFMDYMILRGLRSCGREALARSIASKLFEGTLRLFRSTGTIWENYSPEDSGRPAKGEPDFCGWSALAPIAVRREFLDC